Below is a genomic region from bacterium.
TTACCCGCGCTATTGTTGCTCAATTTAGAGAAAGGATAGTTGTTAGTATTGATGCCAAAGGTGGCAATGTTGCGGTTTGGGGCTGGCAACAAATGACGGAATATTCTGCCGTGACATTAGCTCAAGAAATGAAACAAATTGGTGTGCGAGAATTGGTTTATACGGATATTACCCGTGATGGTATGCTTGAAGGACCTAACTTTGATGCTATCCGTAGTTTTACTCAGGCAATTAAAATGAGAACTATTGTCTCTGGCGGTGTCTCCACATTGGAAGATATAAAAAAATTACTCCCTTATGTTCAATATGGAGTAGTGGGGATAATTGTTGGTAAGGCACTCTATACACAGGATGTGAAATTAGAGGAGGCAATTGCCATTGCCAAAGATACTTCCCCGGTAACACCACCAACAGGTGCTCAGATAAAAAAATTCCCAATAAGAGATAGTGGAAATCCGTGGTAAATAGTCAATGAGGGGTCTGAAAGATGTCGC
It encodes:
- the hisA gene encoding 1-(5-phosphoribosyl)-5-[(5-phosphoribosylamino)methylideneamino]imidazole-4-carboxamide isomerase gives rise to the protein MLIIPAIDLKGGKVVRLTQGKPEEETIYSANPVEIAKMWEEKGAKLLHVVDLDGAISGRLENLPWVKEIVSQIKIPVQLGGGIRDIKSVKEAFETGVSRLIIGTKAAIDPNFTRAIVAQFRERIVVSIDAKGGNVAVWGWQQMTEYSAVTLAQEMKQIGVRELVYTDITRDGMLEGPNFDAIRSFTQAIKMRTIVSGGVSTLEDIKKLLPYVQYGVVGIIVGKALYTQDVKLEEAIAIAKDTSPVTPPTGAQIKKFPIRDSGNPW